One window of Streptomyces sp. FIT100 genomic DNA carries:
- a CDS encoding mechanosensitive ion channel family protein — MTRDLTPHDVLVAAIALAAGLAVAVLVRVILKWLGVRADRTRWSGDDIIVDALRALLPWAAVTGGAVVAASALPLTPGIGRNVTMVLTALLIMAATLTAARIVAGLVRALAQSRSGVAGSATIFVNITRVVVLAMGFLVVLETVGVSIAPLLTALGVGGLAVALALQDTLANLFAGVHILASRTVQPGDYIRLSSGEEGYVVDINWRNTVIRHISNNLVIIPNTKLSGTNMTNYHRPEQEMTLTVQVGVGFDSDLDHVERVTTEVVASVMKDVEGGVPEHEPAVRFHTFGDSRINFTVILGVGEFSDQYRIKHEFIKRLHQRYRAEGIAIPAPTRTIAVRQGELPIPHQRTHEAADEPQIAAR; from the coding sequence ATGACCCGGGACCTCACACCGCACGACGTCCTCGTCGCCGCCATCGCGCTCGCCGCGGGCCTGGCGGTGGCCGTCCTCGTACGCGTGATCCTGAAATGGCTCGGCGTGCGGGCCGACAGAACCCGGTGGAGCGGCGACGACATCATCGTCGACGCCCTGCGGGCGCTGCTCCCCTGGGCCGCGGTCACCGGCGGCGCGGTGGTCGCGGCGTCGGCGCTGCCGCTCACCCCGGGCATCGGACGCAACGTCACCATGGTCCTGACGGCCCTGCTCATCATGGCCGCCACCCTCACCGCGGCGCGGATCGTCGCCGGACTGGTCCGGGCGCTCGCCCAGTCCAGGTCCGGCGTCGCCGGGTCGGCCACCATATTCGTGAACATCACGCGCGTCGTGGTGCTGGCGATGGGCTTCCTGGTCGTCCTGGAGACCGTCGGCGTCTCCATCGCACCGCTGCTCACCGCCCTCGGGGTCGGCGGTCTCGCGGTGGCGCTGGCCCTCCAGGACACGCTGGCCAACCTCTTCGCGGGCGTGCACATCCTCGCCTCGCGCACGGTGCAGCCCGGTGACTACATCCGGCTCAGCAGCGGCGAGGAGGGCTATGTCGTCGACATCAACTGGCGCAACACCGTCATCCGGCACATCTCCAACAACCTCGTGATCATCCCCAACACGAAGCTGTCCGGCACCAACATGACCAACTACCACCGGCCCGAGCAGGAGATGACGCTCACGGTCCAGGTCGGCGTCGGGTTCGACAGCGACCTGGACCATGTCGAGCGGGTCACCACGGAGGTGGTCGCGAGCGTGATGAAGGACGTCGAGGGCGGTGTGCCCGAGCATGAACCGGCCGTCCGCTTCCACACGTTCGGCGACTCACGGATCAACTTCACGGTGATCCTCGGCGTCGGCGAGTTCAGCGACCAGTACCGGATCAAGCACGAGTTCATCAAGCGGCTCCACCAGCGCTACCGCGCCGAGGGCATCGCCATCCCCGCCCCGACGCGCACCATCGCCGTACGCCAGGGCGAGCTGCCCATCCCGCACCAGCGCACGCACGAGGCGGCGGACGAGCCTCAGATCGCCGCGCGGTAG
- a CDS encoding beta-galactosidase, with product MPLRPEVHDGVRLGAAYYHEYQPHERLTADLDLMAEAGLWLIRVGESVWSTWEPQDGVFDLEWLLPVLDGAHERGIGVLLGTPTYAVPPWLQRKHPELAVRLRSGRQVPWGARQETDFTSPVFRRYAERVVRRIVTRYAGHPAVAGYQVDNEPGLHLMYNPEVFAGFVARLKERYGDVAVLNERWGLTYWSHRLSSWDELWPPEGNTTPSYDLAWRRYQADLTSEFIAWQAGLVRELARDDQYVTTCLAPTRPAVDDVDVNRSLDVAAGNLYYAAQDGLALPDQERRHDGGWFGQGVWQLYQSADRHRGAKQAPFLITETNAATIGGSNANYPGYDGQLRQVAWALAARGARLVEYWHWHTLHYGHETYWGGLLGHSLQPGRFYGEARRIAGEFAAAADVLRGLEPDADVALVRSAESDWAFQHQPPLSLPGSYDSPDPRSYARIFGAFYKGFFDAGRQARIVSVPQLRGAPQDWARRYPVLVAPALYAADDETLALLDGYARAGGHLVVSFRTAYADAEARARAEIAPGPLREAAGVHYLEYSNLRAPLTVRAAQGSGLSLGPTARATAWADGLVVDDALPLAWYEHPHFGRWPAATSKEHGRGRVTYVGTLPDSEFAAALAEFCAPPARWAELPPSVTATSARNADGDRVWFVHNWSWDEVRVDAPEELVDVLSGERIGAGRGVRLGSWDVRVLRASSGGSAPEPPRLKRRRG from the coding sequence ATGCCGTTGCGACCTGAGGTGCACGATGGCGTCCGGCTCGGGGCCGCCTACTACCACGAGTACCAGCCGCATGAGCGGCTCACCGCGGACCTGGACCTGATGGCGGAGGCCGGGCTGTGGCTGATCCGGGTCGGTGAGTCGGTCTGGTCCACCTGGGAGCCGCAGGACGGCGTCTTCGACCTGGAGTGGCTCCTGCCGGTGCTCGACGGGGCCCATGAGCGCGGTATCGGCGTACTGCTGGGCACACCCACGTACGCGGTGCCGCCGTGGCTCCAGCGCAAGCACCCCGAACTCGCCGTCCGGTTGCGCAGCGGAAGGCAAGTACCCTGGGGCGCCCGGCAGGAGACCGACTTCACCAGCCCGGTCTTCCGCCGCTACGCCGAGCGGGTGGTGCGCCGGATCGTGACCCGCTACGCAGGCCATCCGGCCGTCGCCGGCTACCAGGTCGACAACGAACCCGGGCTGCATCTGATGTACAACCCGGAGGTCTTCGCCGGGTTCGTGGCCCGGCTGAAGGAGCGCTACGGGGACGTCGCCGTCCTCAACGAGCGCTGGGGGCTGACCTACTGGTCGCACCGGCTCTCCTCCTGGGACGAGCTGTGGCCGCCCGAGGGCAACACCACGCCCTCGTACGACCTGGCCTGGCGCCGCTACCAGGCCGACCTCACCAGCGAGTTCATCGCCTGGCAGGCCGGTCTCGTCCGCGAGCTGGCGCGCGATGACCAGTACGTCACCACCTGCCTCGCGCCCACCCGGCCGGCCGTGGACGACGTGGATGTGAACCGGTCCCTGGACGTGGCGGCGGGCAATCTCTACTACGCCGCCCAGGACGGCCTCGCCCTCCCGGACCAGGAGCGGCGCCACGACGGCGGCTGGTTCGGCCAGGGGGTGTGGCAGCTCTACCAGTCCGCCGACCGGCACCGCGGCGCGAAGCAGGCACCGTTCCTCATCACCGAGACCAATGCGGCCACCATCGGCGGCTCGAACGCCAACTACCCGGGCTACGACGGCCAGTTGCGGCAGGTCGCCTGGGCGCTGGCCGCCCGCGGGGCGCGCCTGGTGGAGTACTGGCACTGGCACACGCTCCACTACGGCCACGAGACCTACTGGGGCGGCCTGCTGGGCCACTCCCTGCAACCGGGCCGCTTCTACGGCGAGGCGCGCCGGATCGCCGGGGAGTTCGCCGCCGCGGCGGACGTGCTGCGCGGTCTGGAGCCGGACGCGGACGTCGCCCTCGTCCGTTCCGCGGAGAGCGACTGGGCCTTCCAGCACCAGCCTCCGCTGTCCCTGCCCGGGAGCTACGACTCCCCCGACCCGCGCTCGTACGCCCGCATCTTCGGCGCCTTCTACAAGGGCTTCTTCGACGCCGGGCGGCAGGCGCGGATCGTCTCGGTGCCGCAGCTGCGGGGCGCGCCGCAGGACTGGGCGCGGCGGTACCCGGTGCTGGTGGCGCCCGCGCTCTACGCGGCCGACGACGAGACGCTCGCGCTGCTGGACGGCTACGCACGGGCCGGTGGCCACCTGGTCGTGAGCTTCCGCACCGCATACGCGGACGCCGAGGCCCGTGCGCGGGCGGAGATCGCGCCAGGTCCGCTGCGGGAGGCCGCTGGTGTCCACTATCTCGAATACTCCAATCTCCGGGCGCCGCTCACCGTGCGGGCGGCGCAGGGCTCCGGGTTGTCGCTCGGACCCACGGCGCGGGCCACGGCGTGGGCGGACGGTCTCGTGGTGGACGACGCGCTGCCCCTGGCGTGGTACGAGCACCCGCACTTCGGGCGGTGGCCGGCGGCGACGAGCAAGGAGCACGGGCGAGGGCGGGTGACGTACGTGGGAACGCTGCCGGACTCGGAGTTCGCCGCCGCGCTGGCGGAGTTCTGCGCACCGCCGGCCCGATGGGCGGAGCTGCCGCCCTCGGTGACGGCGACGTCCGCCCGCAACGCGGACGGGGACCGTGTCTGGTTCGTCCACAACTGGAGCTGGGACGAGGTGCGGGTGGATGCGCCGGAGGAGCTGGTCGACGTGCTGTCGGGCGAGCGGATCGGGGCGGGGCGGGGGGTGCGGCTGGGGAGCTGGGACGTCCGCGTGCTGCGGGCGTCGTCCGGGGGCTCCGCCCCCGAACCCCCGCGCCTCAAACGCCGGCGAGGCTGA
- a CDS encoding alpha-L-fucosidase, with translation MNKNEHRESYQPNWASLRGHRIPEWFRDAKLGIWSHWGPQSVAMAGDWYARHLYGPYDGTEGFEQKRSRRQAALHRERYGHPSRFGHKDLCRLWRAEKFDPEELMDRFRRTGARYFVSMAAHCDNFDLWDSAHQPWNAVNVGPRTDIVARWAAAARSAGLRFGVSMHAGSWTWRWLDAAFAADTDGPQAGVAYDGHLTAEDGKGTWWEGLDPRALYGRPRRHGEAPDADFIDNFYARLRDVVTRYGPELVYLDDARMPFDAGSVCPAAPPSPRGLEFLADYYNAVPHSAVSIKTIPDADRQAVLLDVERQQLGDTDPEPWQYDTSIGDWFYRTGERYKSTAEIVHLLVDTVSKNGCLLLNVPQLPDGTIDDETAAVLDGLGSWTDTCGEAVFGSRPWSVHGEGPTRVDGAKAREAALAYTPQDIRFTQRDGTVYAFLMAWPADGTVLIRSLGSAAGPPDARPRRVERVELLGSPAPVRWQLRADALRVELPGSPPNPYVQVLRIA, from the coding sequence ATGAACAAGAACGAGCACCGGGAGTCGTACCAGCCCAACTGGGCGTCGCTGCGCGGCCACCGTATCCCCGAGTGGTTCCGCGACGCCAAGCTCGGCATCTGGTCGCACTGGGGGCCGCAGTCCGTCGCCATGGCCGGCGACTGGTACGCCCGCCACCTGTACGGCCCGTACGACGGCACCGAGGGGTTCGAGCAGAAGCGCTCGCGCCGCCAGGCCGCCCTGCACCGCGAACGCTACGGCCACCCCTCCCGGTTCGGCCACAAGGACCTGTGCCGGCTCTGGCGCGCGGAGAAGTTCGACCCCGAGGAGCTGATGGACCGGTTCCGGCGGACCGGGGCGCGCTACTTCGTCTCCATGGCCGCCCACTGCGACAACTTCGACCTGTGGGACTCCGCCCACCAGCCCTGGAACGCCGTCAACGTCGGCCCCCGCACCGACATCGTCGCCCGGTGGGCGGCCGCCGCACGCTCCGCAGGGCTGCGCTTCGGGGTGAGCATGCACGCCGGGTCCTGGACCTGGCGCTGGCTGGACGCCGCGTTCGCCGCCGACACCGACGGTCCGCAGGCCGGCGTGGCATACGACGGCCACCTCACCGCCGAGGACGGCAAGGGCACCTGGTGGGAAGGGCTCGACCCGCGCGCCCTCTACGGACGGCCGCGCCGCCACGGAGAGGCGCCGGACGCGGACTTCATCGACAACTTCTACGCACGGCTGCGCGACGTGGTCACCCGGTACGGGCCCGAGCTGGTCTACCTCGACGACGCCCGGATGCCCTTCGACGCGGGCAGTGTCTGCCCCGCAGCGCCGCCCAGCCCCCGCGGCCTGGAGTTCCTCGCCGACTACTACAACGCCGTGCCGCACAGCGCCGTGAGCATCAAGACCATCCCGGACGCGGACCGCCAGGCCGTTCTGCTCGACGTGGAACGGCAGCAGCTCGGCGACACCGACCCCGAGCCGTGGCAGTACGACACCAGCATCGGCGACTGGTTCTACCGGACCGGCGAGCGCTACAAGTCCACCGCCGAGATCGTCCATCTGCTCGTGGACACCGTGAGCAAGAACGGCTGCCTGCTGCTCAACGTCCCGCAGCTGCCCGACGGCACCATCGACGACGAGACCGCCGCCGTGCTCGACGGGCTCGGATCGTGGACGGACACCTGCGGCGAAGCGGTCTTCGGCAGCCGTCCGTGGTCGGTCCACGGCGAGGGACCGACCCGTGTCGACGGCGCGAAGGCCAGGGAGGCCGCCCTGGCGTACACGCCCCAGGACATCCGCTTCACCCAACGGGACGGCACCGTCTACGCGTTCCTGATGGCCTGGCCCGCCGACGGCACCGTACTCATCCGCAGCCTGGGCAGCGCCGCCGGCCCGCCCGACGCCCGCCCCCGACGGGTGGAACGGGTCGAACTGCTCGGCTCCCCGGCACCCGTCCGCTGGCAGCTCCGGGCCGACGCCCTGCGCGTCGAACTCCCCGGGAGCCCGCCGAACCCGTACGTCCAGGTGCTGCGCATCGCATGA
- a CDS encoding PLP-dependent aminotransferase family protein, whose translation MTDTNGSVGAAGEARAAGETGAAGEFGALLARRTAWGRSDAISRILAAANAPGVLSMAGGIPAPDSFPVARLAEAAERVLSRSATAALQYAPTEGVAAMRRAVAARACETGASVGPERVMVTGGSQQGLDLVAQALIEEGDEVALDDPSYLGAVQVFRRAGARLLPVPTDRDGMRVDVLAERLAAGARPKAVYVVPHFHNPTGGVLSEERRRLLAGLAERYGFLVVEDDPYGDLAFGGGRLPSTDVHSGRVVRLMSLSKTLCPGLRVAGLVAPVGLIGELVAAKQSSDLQTNTFGQYLLAELLADPDFLPSHLARLRTLYGGRARATAVLLRELLPWLAFEEPRGGLFFWCTVDDPRVTSDVLYERALAEGVAIVPGTPFCIEQDGSRVLRLSFATLDEEQRREGAARLATAFEKARTDAC comes from the coding sequence GTGACCGATACGAACGGCTCAGTCGGGGCGGCCGGGGAGGCGAGGGCGGCCGGGGAAACAGGGGCGGCAGGGGAGTTCGGTGCGCTGCTGGCGCGGCGCACCGCCTGGGGCCGCTCGGACGCGATCAGCCGCATCCTGGCCGCGGCGAACGCGCCCGGTGTGCTGTCGATGGCCGGGGGCATCCCGGCGCCCGACAGCTTCCCGGTGGCCCGGCTGGCGGAGGCGGCCGAGCGGGTGCTGTCCCGTTCGGCCACGGCCGCCCTCCAGTACGCGCCGACCGAGGGCGTCGCGGCGATGCGGCGGGCCGTGGCGGCGCGTGCCTGCGAGACCGGCGCGTCGGTGGGCCCCGAGCGGGTGATGGTCACCGGCGGCAGCCAGCAGGGTCTGGACCTGGTCGCCCAGGCGCTGATCGAGGAGGGCGACGAGGTGGCCCTGGACGACCCCAGCTATCTGGGGGCTGTCCAGGTCTTCCGGCGCGCCGGGGCGCGGCTGCTGCCCGTCCCCACCGATCGCGACGGCATGCGGGTCGACGTCCTCGCGGAGCGGCTGGCCGCCGGTGCGCGGCCCAAAGCCGTCTATGTCGTCCCGCACTTCCACAACCCGACGGGCGGTGTCCTCAGCGAGGAGCGGCGCCGCCTGCTGGCCGGGCTCGCCGAACGGTACGGCTTCCTCGTCGTGGAGGACGACCCGTACGGCGATCTGGCGTTCGGCGGCGGCCGGCTGCCGTCGACGGACGTCCACAGCGGCCGGGTGGTGCGGCTGATGAGCCTGTCCAAGACGCTCTGCCCGGGGCTGCGGGTGGCCGGTCTCGTCGCACCGGTCGGGCTGATCGGTGAGCTGGTGGCGGCCAAGCAGAGCAGCGATCTGCAGACCAACACCTTCGGCCAGTACCTGTTGGCCGAGCTGCTTGCCGACCCGGACTTCCTTCCCTCCCACCTCGCCCGGCTGCGCACCCTGTACGGGGGCAGGGCGCGGGCGACGGCGGTGCTGCTGCGCGAGCTGCTGCCGTGGCTCGCCTTCGAGGAGCCCCGCGGCGGACTGTTCTTCTGGTGCACCGTGGACGACCCCCGGGTCACCTCGGATGTGCTCTACGAACGGGCGCTGGCCGAAGGCGTCGCGATCGTGCCCGGCACACCGTTCTGCATCGAGCAGGACGGCTCCCGGGTGCTGCGGCTGTCGTTCGCGACGCTCGACGAGGAGCAGAGGCGGGAGGGCGCGGCCCGGCTGGCGACGGCCTTCGAGAAGGCCCGCACGGACGCGTGCTGA
- a CDS encoding MFS transporter: protein MSDSGRRGGALWRDAEFLKFWTGEGISQVGAQVTTLALPLTAVLTLDASSSEVGLVNAASYAPFLLVTLLVGVWVDRVRRRPLMIMANAGRALLVTAVPLLAVLDLLRIEYVYVAALLIGALTVVFDVAYQSYLPTLIGKEHLVEGNSKLQGTSSLAQIGGPGLAGLLIGWVTAPYALLINGASYLVSVVTLLAVRRTEPEPVAPERRTGLRRSVGDGIRIIWDSAHLRACALQSGLYNLCWMSLQTVFVLYAARQLGLSPGTIGLLLGTGAVGSLGGSLVAKGLKRALGLGPAILGALLLCCVAPAIIPFAPANGGLVSLALFVAAFALIGAGGTMANIHIISLRQSITPDELLGRMNAGYRFVSWGTLPLGALLGGWLGDVIGLRATLFVTAAAFLSAVLVVLASPVWRLKDFPAQIAARPETAGVPS from the coding sequence GTGAGCGACTCCGGGCGCAGGGGTGGTGCGCTGTGGCGGGACGCCGAGTTCCTGAAGTTCTGGACGGGTGAGGGCATCTCCCAGGTCGGCGCGCAGGTCACCACCCTGGCGCTGCCGCTGACCGCGGTGCTGACCCTGGACGCCAGCTCCTCCGAGGTCGGCCTGGTCAACGCCGCCTCTTACGCCCCGTTCCTGCTCGTGACCCTGCTGGTGGGGGTGTGGGTGGACCGGGTCCGCAGACGGCCGCTGATGATCATGGCCAACGCGGGGCGGGCGCTCCTCGTCACCGCGGTGCCGCTGCTCGCCGTGCTCGACCTGCTGCGGATCGAGTACGTGTACGTGGCCGCCCTGCTCATCGGGGCGCTCACGGTCGTCTTCGATGTCGCCTACCAGTCCTACCTGCCGACGCTGATCGGCAAGGAGCACCTGGTGGAGGGCAACAGCAAGCTCCAGGGCACCAGTTCGCTGGCGCAGATCGGCGGGCCGGGTCTGGCCGGTCTGCTGATCGGCTGGGTCACGGCGCCGTACGCGCTGCTCATCAACGGCGCCTCCTATCTGGTGTCGGTGGTGACGCTGCTCGCGGTGCGGCGCACCGAGCCCGAGCCCGTGGCGCCCGAGCGGCGCACCGGGCTGCGGCGCAGCGTCGGCGACGGCATCCGGATCATCTGGGACAGCGCCCATCTGCGCGCCTGCGCCCTCCAGTCCGGGCTGTACAACCTGTGCTGGATGTCGCTCCAGACGGTCTTCGTGCTGTACGCGGCGCGGCAGCTGGGTCTGTCGCCCGGCACGATCGGGCTGCTCCTTGGCACCGGTGCGGTGGGGTCGCTCGGCGGTTCGCTGGTGGCGAAGGGCCTCAAGCGGGCCCTCGGGCTCGGGCCGGCGATCCTGGGGGCGCTGCTGCTCTGCTGTGTGGCCCCCGCGATCATCCCGTTCGCCCCGGCGAACGGCGGGCTCGTCTCGCTCGCCCTGTTCGTCGCCGCGTTCGCGCTGATCGGGGCCGGCGGCACGATGGCCAACATCCACATCATCAGCCTGCGCCAGTCGATCACTCCGGACGAGCTGCTCGGCCGGATGAACGCCGGCTACCGCTTCGTGTCGTGGGGGACGCTGCCGCTCGGGGCGCTGCTGGGCGGCTGGCTCGGCGATGTGATCGGGCTGCGGGCGACACTCTTCGTGACCGCGGCTGCCTTCCTCTCCGCCGTGCTGGTGGTCCTCGCGTCGCCGGTGTGGCGGCTGAAGGACTTCCCGGCGCAGATCGCGGCACGGCCCGAGACCGCGGGGGTCCCGTCGTGA
- a CDS encoding nuclear transport factor 2 family protein has protein sequence MTAPTHTPVTADSLVARLFQVIDSRSWDELGEVFADDAVYERPGYPALEGLDRIRRFYEHERIITSGAHEVAQVTGASRAGNSGQALTAAACWGRFRGAGRDGEPLDEGFADTYLVRDGKIAHRKTFFYRAAI, from the coding sequence ATGACCGCACCGACACACACACCGGTGACCGCCGACTCGCTGGTGGCCCGGCTGTTCCAGGTGATCGACTCCCGCTCGTGGGACGAGCTCGGCGAGGTCTTCGCCGACGACGCCGTCTACGAGCGCCCCGGCTACCCGGCCTTGGAGGGGCTGGACCGGATCCGCCGCTTCTACGAGCACGAGCGGATCATCACCTCGGGCGCGCACGAGGTCGCCCAGGTGACGGGCGCGAGCCGAGCCGGGAATTCCGGACAGGCCCTGACGGCCGCCGCCTGCTGGGGCCGCTTCCGGGGCGCCGGCAGGGACGGCGAGCCGCTCGACGAGGGGTTCGCCGACACGTATCTGGTGCGCGACGGGAAGATCGCGCACCGGAAGACCTTCTTCTACCGCGCGGCGATCTGA
- a CDS encoding sugar phosphate isomerase/epimerase yields MANLTFGAGIWAFGRIVDRYATDGYGPERSTAAMLELAARVDGLEHLDINFPFTEDDLAPKSVAAMLDGLGLRARAVTPHLYTRAFARGAFTNPDPAVRRAAKDRVHAAVEAARELDAGYVKFWPGQDGFDIPGQADYPQLWELTVEALGELATAHPETQFAIEYKPKEPRVQITLGNAAKTLLAIQEAGVDNLGIVLDFGHSLMAGEAPAEALQLVHRHGRLVSAELNDNWRGWDDDLPVASVHLFETLEFLLALRRIGWTQPVLLDQFPFREDPVEALSHSIRTIRRLDAVCERVDLDALREAQDRQDAVAAQRVLWSAV; encoded by the coding sequence ATGGCGAACCTCACCTTCGGAGCCGGGATCTGGGCGTTCGGCCGGATCGTCGACCGGTACGCGACCGACGGCTACGGGCCCGAGCGGTCCACCGCCGCCATGCTGGAACTGGCCGCCCGCGTCGACGGCCTGGAGCACCTCGACATCAACTTCCCCTTCACGGAGGACGATCTGGCGCCCAAGTCCGTGGCGGCCATGCTCGACGGCCTCGGACTGCGGGCCCGCGCCGTCACCCCGCACCTCTACACCCGCGCCTTCGCCCGCGGCGCCTTCACCAACCCCGACCCCGCCGTGCGCCGCGCGGCGAAGGACCGGGTGCACGCCGCGGTGGAGGCCGCGCGCGAACTGGACGCCGGATACGTGAAGTTCTGGCCCGGCCAGGACGGCTTCGACATACCCGGCCAGGCCGACTACCCGCAGCTGTGGGAGCTGACCGTGGAGGCTCTGGGCGAGCTGGCCACCGCTCACCCGGAGACGCAGTTCGCGATCGAGTACAAGCCCAAGGAGCCGCGCGTACAGATCACCCTCGGCAACGCGGCCAAGACCCTCCTCGCCATCCAGGAGGCCGGGGTGGACAACCTCGGCATCGTGCTCGACTTCGGCCACTCGCTGATGGCCGGCGAGGCCCCGGCCGAGGCGCTCCAGCTCGTCCACCGCCACGGGCGCCTCGTCTCCGCCGAACTCAACGACAACTGGCGCGGCTGGGACGACGACCTGCCCGTCGCCTCCGTGCACCTCTTCGAGACCCTGGAGTTCCTCCTGGCCCTGCGCCGCATCGGCTGGACACAGCCGGTGCTGCTCGACCAGTTCCCGTTCCGGGAGGACCCCGTCGAGGCGCTGTCGCACAGCATCCGCACGATCCGGCGGCTGGACGCGGTGTGCGAACGCGTCGACCTCGACGCGCTGCGCGAGGCGCAGGACCGCCAGGACGCGGTGGCGGCGCAGCGGGTCCTGTGGTCGGCGGTGTAG